From one Veillonellales bacterium genomic stretch:
- a CDS encoding reverse transcriptase domain-containing protein: MSPTLANVYLHYVLDLWFTVKVKRESRGEAYLIRYTDDFLCFFQYQEDAETFNQKLIERLRKFNLEIAEGKTKALNLDALRKKGVHGEEKVNRELLIFSDIRITVTRVKMEDSASRGQPVGRNSERS; encoded by the coding sequence ATATCTCCTACTTTGGCGAACGTATACCTGCACTATGTACTGGACCTGTGGTTCACCGTCAAAGTGAAACGGGAAAGCAGGGGAGAGGCATATCTCATCCGGTATACCGATGACTTTCTGTGCTTCTTCCAGTACCAAGAAGATGCTGAAACTTTTAATCAGAAGCTCATTGAGCGATTGAGGAAATTCAATCTGGAGATAGCGGAAGGCAAAACAAAAGCATTGAATTTGGACGCTTTGCGCAAGAAAGGCGTGCACGGCGAGGAGAAGGTAAACCGGGAACTTTTGATTTTCTCGGATATACGCATTACTGTAACCAGAGTCAAAATGGAAGATTCCGCGTCAAGAGGGCAACCAGTAGGAAGAAATTCCGAGCGAAGCTAA